One genomic segment of Danio aesculapii chromosome 15, fDanAes4.1, whole genome shotgun sequence includes these proteins:
- the si:ch211-137a8.4 gene encoding treacle protein has protein sequence MAATEANAEPVQADIVDNKTDVEATKPEPASNEEAPASTEEAPASTEEAPASTEETQPTTEAPASTEQPADSKSKPASEKIWDSFLNKSGLGKVMGGKKKKEQHTEDTTGEEQDKAPNQTDQGDAAGPKDQESTQPVEAGEAAADGQAIEKAPENEEASQEQKASGAKPKQGEKSSVRDFIRNPVAKIFSHKSTDKKDGTGALKHGKVRSKSLDRLEDADASTTVAEQAEEPSTADEPDKSNPQTTKNMKRWHSFKKLMAQKSHKKSTEESKDAEGAEGGSAEGAGDSSTLDSTTKSEHSGQKRWKLKRSWTFQGLKRDSSVVGIHKPKDKDSSDVKDENAPEAEEGVEDVKVAGDVETQEKTECEEEKGATATTQHAKSVDQHANEIWTSFKKRVIPKSKKPADTSGVEEEAAGEQEQTDEPQAGKDSGKTAKAKRTHFNRAVSLKNFILRKGKSTSMDMGEGTAAQKDGDGTGESEGKDMDGLDDEAGATDAPQTESEEQTVTQSESNNEAQVAGDHKSLDGEESAPSGQPSDKHHAADPAPESGGKEEPKANGENGCSDTTSEDTVAHNHEATTQNDVKDEEINQETIDSSGKTCPKDGKILSQDGKCDTVNAVAQSEKKAGNV, from the exons ATGGCGGCAACTGAGGCCAATGCAGAGCCTGTTCAAGCAGACATTGTAGATAATAAAACTGATGTGGAAGCCACAAAGCCAGAGCCAGCCTCAAACGAGGAAGCCCCAGCTTCAACTGAGGAAGCCCCAGCTTCAACCGAGGAAGCCCCAGCTTCAACTGAGGAAACACAGCCTACTACTGAGGCACCAGCAAGCACAGAGCAACCTGCTGATAGCAAATCCAAGCCGGCCAGTGAGAAAATATGGgactcttttttaaataaaagtgggCTCGGAAAAGTAATGGGgggaaagaagaagaaagaacaGCATACTGAGGATACTACTGGTGAGGAGCAGGATAAGGCCCCCAACCAGACTGATCAAGGGGATGCTGCAGGCCCTAAAGACCAGGAATCTACTCAGCCAGTAGAAGCTGGTGAGGCTGCAGCTGATGGGCAGGCAATTGAAAAAGCACCAGAAAATGAGGAAGCTTCCCAAGAGCAAAAAGCATCTGGTGCCAAGCCAAAGCAAGGAGAGAAGTCCAGTGTCAGGGACTTCATCCGCAACCCTGTAGCTAAAATTTTCTCACACAAAAGCACAGACAAAAAGGATGGTACAGGGGCGCTCAAACATGGCAAGGTTCGGTCAAAGTCACTAGACAGGCTAGAGGATGCTGATGCCAGCACAACTGTAGCAGAACAAGCAGAGGAGCCTTCAACTGCAGATGAACCAGACAAGTCTAACCCACAAACAACGAAAAACATGAAACGCTGGCACTCTTTTAAGAAACTCATGGCTCAAAAAAGCCACAAGAAAAGCACAGAGGAGTCCAAGGATGCTGAGGGGGCAGAGGGAGGAAGTGCAGAGGGAGCAGGAGACAGTAGTACACTGGATTCCACAACAAAGTCAGAACATTCTGGCCAGAAAAGGTGGAAACTGAAGAGATCCTGGACATTCCAAGGACTGAAGAGAGATTCATCAGTTGTTGGAATCCATAAACCAAAGGACAAAGACTCTTCAGATGTGAAAGATGAAAATGCCCCAGAGGCAGAAGAGGGGGTAGAAGATGTAAAGGTAGCCGGTGACGTAGAAACACAGGAGAAGACAGAGTGTGAGGAGGAGAAAGGAGCAACTGCAACTACACAGCATGCAAAATCTGTGGACCAGCATGCAAATGAGATCTGGACCTCTTTCAAAAAACGAGTTATTCCCAAATCTAAGAAGCCAGCTGACACAAGTGGAGTAGAGGAGGAAGCAGCGGGTGAGCAAGAGCAGACTGATGAACCACAGGCGGGTAAAGACTCAGGCAAGACAGCCAAGGCAAAAAGGACACACTTCAACCGTGCTGTGTCACTAAAGAACTTCATACTGCGAAAGGGGAAGAGTACCAGCATGGACATGGGGGAGGGTACAGCAGCCCAAAAAGATGGCGATGGCACTGGTGAAAGTGAGGGTAAAGACATGGATGGCCTTGATGATGAAGCTGGGGCAACTGATGCCCCACAGACTGAATCAGAGGAGCAGACTGTGACTCAAAGTGAAAGCAATAATGAAGCTCAGGTGGCAGGCGATCACAAGAGTTTGGATGGAGAGGAGAGTGCACCATCTGGTCAGCCATCAGACAAGCATCATGCTGCGGACCCAGCACCAGAGAGTGGAGGCAAAGAAGAGCCAAAGGCTAACGGTGAGAATGGATGCTCGGACACTACATCAGAGGACACAGTAGCACACAATCATGAAGCAACAACCCAGAATGATGTGAAGGATGAGGAGATCAACCAGGAGACCATAGACTCTAGTGGTAAAACTTGTCCAAAGGATGGGAAGATCCTCAGCCAGGACGGGAAGTGCGATACAGTCAATGCAGTTGCCCAAAGCG AAAAAAAGGCGGGAAACGTGTGA